Part of the Spiroplasma endosymbiont of Poecilobothrus nobilitatus genome is shown below.
TTTTATTTTTAAACTCATTACCACGATCAGTATGAAATAGAGTTATTTGATTTAATGGTCGTGTTATTTTATGAAAAGCTTGTTGGACCAGTTCGGCTGTTTTATTCGGCCCAACACTATAACCAATTATTTCACGATTAAACAAGTCAATTAATAAACAAATATAATGTCATTTAGCGCCAACTTGAACATATGTTAAATCACTAACAATAACTTCATTAGGTTTTTTGCTGTTAAATTGACGATTTAAAATATTATTAATTTGGTCATTATTGACTGTTGTTTTATGATTATGATATTTTAATTTGGTGTATTTATAAACCAAATTATTTTTGATCATAAAGAATCTGATTTTTCGCCGCGATAAGATGATATCTTTTCTATTTAAAATAACTTTAATTTTGCGAGCCCCATAAATTTTGCGACTTTTATTAAAGGCACTGATAATTTCTTGTTCATAATTATTAACTTGCTTGTTAATACATTTATTAGTTTGATAATAATACGTTGATTTTGATAAACCCAAAATCTTACATATTTTTCTTACTGAATATTTTGTTTTGTTGTTATTAATTATTGTTATTTTTTAGCCATTATCAGTGCGGCTTGCTTTAAAATGTCATTTTCCATTTTCAAGTCTTTAAGTTCTTTTTGTAAAGTTATTATTTCATTTTCTTCTAGTGTGCGATTGTCTTTTGCTTTAAATGAACCAGAATTATTATAATTTTTAACTCAACTATAAATAGTTGGTTTTGGTAAATTATATTCTTGCCCTAGATTAATAGGGTTTTAAATAATGGCAAAAAATATTTTTGGTAAAAAAAAGAATCGCAATTTATTACTAAATTATTTTAAACCATCAATTTATGTGAAAAATGTTAATAAAATTAATCTTGAATCATTAAAAAAACATGGGATTAAAGTTTTCATTTGTGATTTAGATAATACTTTAACCCCATTTTACCGTGGTATTCCGAATACTGATAATTTAAATTTAATTCAAAAGGTCAAGGAATTAGGAATGATTTTTGTGTTAGTATCAAATAATGCCCGAAAACTAGTAGAACGGTTTGCGCAAAAAGCAGGGATTGAACATTATTATTGAAATGCTAAAAAACCATTATTAAAATATTTTCGTGTGATTTCACGGCAATTTAATGCTAATCCCCATGAAATGATTATGGTTGGTGATCAATTAATTACGGATGTTTTATTTTCTAATCGATCTCATATGGAAAGCATTTTAGTTGTCCCAGTAACAGGTGTTAATGAATCAAACCGATTAATGCGTTTATTAGAAAATTTACTTTATAAACGGTTAGCTCAAAAAAATATTTTACATAAAGGTTTCTTTGATGAAGGAGAATATGGATTAGACTATGATATCTTATAAAAAGTGTATTGGTTGTGGGGTTATTTTACAAACCACAACCCCAAACGGCCTTGGTTATGTTGAAACATTAACGCAAGATTATTGTTATCGTTGTTTTCGGTTAACCCATTATAATTAACTAGTTCCTTATAATATAACAGCAATTGATTTTCTTGCAAAGTTACGCCAAGATTATTATTTGAATTGACATTATTTTTATGTTTTAGATGTTTATGATTTGGATGGAACACGGAATTTGGAATTAGAACAACTATTACAAAATAATAAAGTAACTTTAATTATTAATAAAATTGATTTAGTAAATAAATTAATTAATTCTAATAAAATTATTACTTATATTAGTGAACTTTTTAAAAGTTCGGTGCTTTTTTCAAAACTAGAAGATATTATTTTAGTTAGTGGATTAAAGAATTATGGTTTAGATGAATTATGACGATATATTAAACGCCAAGATAATGATCTTGTTTTTGTTGGTAGTTATAATACAGGGAAAAGTACATTATTAAATAGTTTAATTAAGTTAACTAACCAACAACAAAAAATTACTGTTTCAAATAACCTTGCAACAACATTAGATAAAATTGTTGTTAATTTGGGAACTAGACAGAAAGTTTATGATACTCCTGGCATCATTAATAAGCATAGTCTGCTTCCAAATCTTGCAGAAAATAATAAAAATATGCTTACTAAACAACTATTAAAACCAATTACATTTCAATTGAATTCAGAGCAAACAATTTTTTATGAAGGATTAGCTAGTTTTTCATATCTTACAGGTTTAAAAACAAGTTTTCATTTTTATAAAAATAACAATTTTAAATTACACCGCACCAAATTAAGTAATAAGGATTATTATTTTACCCAGCATTTGCCAACTGCTGTTGTTAGATTAAAAAATTATCAGGAATGAACTGAACGAATGATCTAAATTAAGGAACCAGGTAATTATTCGCTATTTATTGCTGGATTAGGATGAATTAGTTTTAAAGGGCAAAGTGGTCAAAAAATAATGGTTGGAACACATCAAAACATTAAAATTACACTACGAAAACAGTTTATTTAGTTTTATAATTAAAAATAGATAAGTAGAAAGGAAATAAAATATTATGAATCTTGTTAAAAATATCCTTATGTAATTACTGATTTAGATGGCACAATTGCGGGGAAAGGTTATTTAATTAATCCTGAAACATATGAAGCATTACAAACATATCAACTAGCTAGTAATTATCACTTGTTTTTAGCTTTGGGACGATTAGACTTAATGGCAAAAGAATATTTTGCAAAATTAAAAATTAAAAAACCAATTATTTCCTGTAATGGTGCGTTAATTCGTGATAGTTTAACAAATGAAATATTATATCAACAACCTTTACCACAAGCATTAGCTCTTGCGGTGTTAACAAAGGACATTGCAGCAAATGTTGATCATATTGTTTATACTGCTAATATGGTTTATGGTCATCCTGAATCTGGTCGGATTGCTTTTATGCTAAAGTATAATGCACAATTAGATAATGATAATTATCGCATTCTAATTGATACGGAAACTGATTATGTATCGTTATTAAAAAATAATGAAATTGAAGTTTTAAAAATTTTATTCCCTTTTAATTCATCAACTGAATTAGAGCAAGTACAAGCGATTTATCATCCATTTAAAGATGCGGCTGATGGCGTTTTTTCCCAAAAAGATTTATTTGATATTTAAGCATTAAATATTAATAAGGGTAATGCTTTTAAAAAATTATGTGCTTTAAAAGGGTATGATCCACAACAGTTTATTTTTTATGGGGATAATTATAATGACCTTGAACTTGATAAAATTGTTGGTTGCACTGTTGCGATGGGGAATAGTGTCTTAAAATTAAAAAAAATTGCTAATACAACAACAATGACAGTTACCGATAATGGGGTTGGTTAGTGAACATCTTTTTACCGAAGTATTATCAAAAGAACAACTAGCAGAATTTCTTCCCCAAGTTAAAAATGTTTTATTTAAAAACATTTTTTTATTTTCCAAAATAAAAATGAAAGAGGTTGGTGCTTTTTATTATGATATAATGATTTCATGAAGATGTTAAATTTTAAGAGAGACACAAAACAAAAGTTCTATGTTGACGGTTCTGCATTTATGAACAAAAATAGTAAGAACAAATTTGTTTTTAAAATATTGAAAATTATTGCCCTAACTGTTGTTATAACACTTTTTATTGTAGGAAGTATTTGAGACCGCCAAATTGCAAAGGCGATTGGTGATTTAAATGATAATGGTGTTGTCAGTTGATTAAGTTTATTTTGAGATAAACTATCTTATACAATGACCGTTCCATTTATGTTTGCAGGAGTATGGATTTTATTAGAAAGTTTAAATATTAAATATAAATTAAAATTTAAATTCTTAGCAATTATCATTATTACTGTTTATGCTTTATTTATAATTTTCTTTACCTTAATTATTAGTAGAATGATTTATCAGCAATCAACATTTTTTGCGTTTGGTGGTAAAGGAAGAGATTATTGATTTGGTCTTGATGGAACAAGCACAATCGTTGCAATGACAATTCAACTTAGTATTGAAGTTATCTTAATGGGCGGGATTGCTTGATTTTTAAGAGTTAAATTTTCAAAACGAGATGATTTATTAACTAATAATTATTGAATTGATGCATTAAAAATATTTGTAGTGTTTGCGCTTTTTGGTATTACTTTTGATCCACTTTTTAAAACTTTCTTTGGACGGCCATATTGAGCCCATGTTGATTATCAATATGTTATTGACCATTTACCAGATAGTTGAACAAACAAACCAACTAATATTGTTAATGCCGAATATTTAAATTGGTGACAAATTCAAGGTTTTAAAGCTGAATACTGAGATTTCTTATTAGCGAAAGCAGGTGAAGGAACACATCACTGAAGTGATAAGGCGTTTCCATCTGGTCACATGAATTCATCATCAATGCCTGTTTATGGTTTTTTGTTATATTTCATGAATGAAAAACGTAAACAAAAGATTACTTGCTGAAAATGATTAATATTTGGATTTTTTATTGCAAATATTGCAATGATGGCATTTATGCAAATTCTTTCAAGAACACATTACTTAACAGATTTAATGTTTAGTTTAATAGTTTTATTAATATTCTTTCAATGGGTTGCTTATGCAACTGACCATGTCATTTATAAAGTTTTATCATTAATTTGAAACAAACAAAACAAACGCTATACGATGGTTGAATTAAATAATGGTCAGAAAACAACTTTATTGTTTGATATTGATGGCGTTTTATGAATTGTAGCGAAAGTTAGAACTTCAAAAATTAATAAATCTAAAAAATATAAATATTGACATCGTGACAATATTATTTACAAAAAATAAGAACTGGATGTGTGATATAGTCTAAAAATTAAAAAAATATAGATATAATCTAGATTATTAAGGCAACTTATAGTAAACAATGGATAATTTTTCAAATTATCTATCGTATGATTGTTCTTCAGTTTTTTCTTTTGTTTTTTCATGTAATTAATTCATAACATCCATAAAGTTTTTAAAAACTTCTTTTAATTTTGTAGAAAACTCTTGATGAAATAAAAAAAATCATCAATATGATAACTTTAAAAGAAAATTATATAAACTTTTAATATTGTTATTTAACTTTTTTATACGTTAAAATATAATACCGATGATTGTTGGTTTGGCGTTAAACATTTATGCTGGTATTTTCATTTTCAGAGATTTAAATAATTTTGAATGTTCGTGAAACCTAAGCCATGATAATGAATTAAGGATTCTTTAAGATTTGATTGTAATTTACTAATTTTATTTAACTTCCGATAACTAGCATCAGGATTTGTACTAGTTTTAGTTTCTAATAAAATATAATTTGTTTGTTTTGCTACTAATAAATATAATGGTTGCATGTCAGAAATAATAATTGAATTTTCTTTGATTAATTGTTTATTAATATTTTCAATAATTCACTGTTTTTGTAATTGTTTTGTGTTGGTTGATTTAACATAAATATTATTATTGCTATCAACAGCCATTTTAATACAATATTTAGTATTGGTTGAAAATGAATCAAGATGAATTTTTCTTTTATCAAATTTATCTTTAAAATTACCTTTGTGGATTTCTTTAATAAATGTTTCAACGATTTGAATTTGGCCATTTTGGATAGGCTACAATTATTAGGGCCATAATTATATAGACTTCAAAATTAGATAAAATTTGGAATAGCAACACTTTTTAGGACACTTTTTATATAGACATTTGTTTTCTAAAAGTAACTGGAGATAAATAATTTAAACTGCCATGAATTCGAATATTGTTATATCAATGCACAAAATCAAAAAGTTCGTATTTTAATTGTGTTAAATTTTTAAATTTTTTACCCTTAATAAATTCAGTTTTAAAAGTTTTGTAAGTTGTTTCAGCCACAGCATTATCATAAGGGCAGCCTTTATTGCTTAATGATCTTTTAATATTAAAAGTTATTAAAATTTCATCAATGATTTTATTTTTAAACTCATTACCACGATCAGTATGAAATAGAGTTATTTGATTTAATGGTCGTGTTATTTTATGAAAAGATTGTTGGACCAGTTCGGCTGTTTTATTCGGCCCAGCACTATAACCAATTATTTCACGATTAAACAAGTCAATTAATAAACAAATATAATGTCATTTAGCACCAACTTGAACATATGTTAAATCACTAACAATAACTTCATTAGGTTTTTTGCTGTTAAATTGACGATTTAAAATATTATTAATTTGGTCATTATTGACTGTTGTTTTATGATTATGATATTTTAATTTGGTGTATTTAGAAACCAAATTATTTTTGATCATAAAGAATCTGATTTTTCGCCGCGATAAGATGATATCTTTTCTGTTTAAAATAACTTTAATTTTGCAAGCCCCATAAATTTTGCGACTTTTATTAAAGACACTGATAATTTCTTGTTCATAATTATTAACTTGCTTGTTAATACATTTATTAGTTTGATAATAATACGTTGATTTTGATAAACCCAAAATCTTACATATTTTTCTTACTGAATATTTTGTTTTGTTGTTATTAATTATTGTTATTTTTTGGCCATTATCAGTGCGGCTTGCTTTAAAATGTCATTTTCCATTTTCAAGTCTTTAAGTTCTTTTCGTAAAGTTATTATTTCATTTTCTTCTAGTGTGCGATTGTCTTTTGCTTTAAATGAACCAGAATTATTATAATTTTTAACTCAACTATAAATAGTTGGTTTTGGTAAATTATATTCTTGCCATAGATTAATAACACTTTTACCATTTTTATATAGCATGACAATTTGTTTTTTAAATTCTTCAGAGTATGAAGTTTTATTTCCCATTTTTATATTCCTTCTTTCTTAATAATTTTATCTAATTTTGAAGTCTATATAATTATGGTCCTAATAATTGTAGCCTATCCATAGAATAATAAAATTAATATGTTAAATAAATAATTTATTAAATATCCAACCTGGTCGCTAAATCACTTCCCTAATACCTATTTTTCTCCTTAGTTTTATGATATAATCAAGAAGAAAATGTGTCAATGAAATAGGCCACCTAGGAGAAACAAACCATATGAAAAAAGATATGATTATTTTATCAGTTGAAGACTTCTTAGCATTAGAACCTGATGAAAATATTCGTGAAGTACGACATGATGCAGAATATCAGTTTGATTATGAAAGTTGAAAAACAATTCTTTATTCGTCAGGAAAGTTAAAATTTATTCTTCGTTATGTTCAAGCAATCTTTCAATGAATGAAAGAAGTAACTGATTTAACTGGCTTAACAATTAGTATTAGTGCCATTATTGTTGATAAATTTAATTTATCATTATTTAAAAATCAACAACATTTATTTAATTGTAGTTTATCAACTAATTTTTATTTAATTCCTGAAATAGAATGAGCAGAAAAAATTACAGAAGCACATGCTTCCAATTATGATTTGGTTAAAAATCAATTAATGTATGATCCATTAGAAATGGAACATTGAAAAGAGGAAGAAGGATTTGGCAAATTTATTAATATGCTATTAATTATTATTCGTAATGGGGAAAAACTTGATCCATTAATGTTACCAATCCAGTGAATAATTGAATTTAAAGATAAAAAATTAACGATGTCACGAATTAGAATGCAAATTCAAGCGTTACAAAATCGGACAGCACCAGATAAAGAATTTATCATTGATTCGCGGAAAAAAAATAATAATGTTGAAGACGAAATTGAATTAGAAAAACTGCCATCATTAGAACCAGTTAATAAGAATGATAGTGATGATATTGCATCATGAAATAAATATTATAAAGAAGATGTTTAATACTTTATTAATGTAAAAAAGGGTTAAGGATGGAATGTAGAGTGCACCCATTTTAGTAAGTACTAATAAAAAGTATTTACTATTTTTTAATTATATCTTTTTCTTTACGATTTTAATATCATGTATTTAATTTTATAACATCTTGTATATATTCTTCATGTGAATTATATATTTTATTATGGATTGTAGCTTTCTTAAGTAATGAATGAAAACTTTCTATAACAATATTATCTGCACAGTGGTATTTTTTCCCCATTGAAATTATAATACCGTTAGATAAACATTTATCGTGATAAATAGTGGATGTATATTGATATGGAATGGCAACACTTTTTATGACACTTTTTATATAGACATTTGTTTTCTAAAAGTAACTGGAGATAAATAATTTAAACTGCCATGAATTCGAATATTGTTATATCAATGCACAAAATCAAAAAGTTCGTATTTTAATTGTGTTAAATTTTTAAATTTTTTACCCTTAATAAATTCAGTTTTAAAAGTTTTGTAAGTTGTTTCAGCCACAGCATTATCATAAGGGCAGCCTTTATTGCTTAATGATCTTTTAATATTAAAAGTTATTAAAATTTCATCAATGATTTTATTTTTAAACTAATTACCACGATCAGTATGAAATAGAGTTATTTGATTTAATGGTCGTGTTATTTTATGAAAAGCTTGTTGGACCAGTTCGGCTGTTTTATTCGACCCAGCACTATAACCAATTATTTCACGATTAAACAAGTCAATTAATAAACAAATATAATGTCATTTAGCGCCAACTTGAACATATGTTAAATCACTAACAATAACTTCATTAGGTTTTTTGTTGTTAAATTGACGATTTAAAATATTATTAATTTGGTCATTATTGACTGTTGTTTTATGATTATGATATTTTAATTTGGTGTATTTAGAAACCAAATTATTTTTGATCATAAAGAATCTGATTTTTCGCCGCGATAAGATGATATCTTTTCTGTTTAAAATAACTTTAATTTTGCGAGCCCCATAAATTTTGCGACTTTTATTAAAGGCACTGATAATTTCTTGTTCATAATTATTAACTTGCTTGTTAATACATTTATTAGTTTGATAATAATACGTTGATTTTGATAAACCCAAAATCTTACATATTTTTCTTACTGAATATTTTGTTTTGTTGTTATTAATTATTGTTATTTTTTGACCATTATCAGTGCGGCTTGCTTTAAAATGTCATTTTCCATTTTCAAGTCTTTAAGTTCTTTTCGTAAAGTTATTATTTCATTTTCTTATAGTGTGCGATTGTCTTTTGCTTTAAATGAACCAGAATTATTATAATTTTTAACTCAAATATAAATAGTTGGTTTTGGTAAATTATATTCTTGCCCTAGATTAATAACACTTTTACCATTTTTATATAGCATGACAATTTGTTTTTTAAATTCTTCAGAGTATGAAGTTTTATTTCCCATTTTTATATTCCTTCTTTCTTAATAATTTTATCTAATTTTGAAGTATATATAATTATGGTCCTAATAATTGTAGCCTATCCAATATTCGAATTCATGGCAGTTTAAATTATTTATCTCCAGTTACTTTTAGAAAACAAATGTCTATATAAAAAGTGTCCTAAAAAGTGTTGCCATTCCATTTATCTAATTTTGAAGTCTATATAATTACGGTCCTAATAATTGTAGCCTATCCATTAATTACGCTTCATCCATCCATAGACAACTTTATATAAAGAAAATAACCTTTTGGAACTCCAACCATCTTGTTTTTTTAGTGTCCGATATTGTTTTTTCGGTTTAACATCACTCTTTTTATAAAAACAAGCAAAAAACAAGCGCTCTGACATTTCACAAGTGATTAATCTTGTCGAGAATTAAAGAAATAAATAGGATAGTAAATCCAATCGCTTTCACACTTTCTTTAAGGCTTCGTGCCATAGATGAGTTATCCATCTTTAAGCATCAAAATATTAAGTTTTAGATTGCATTATTCATCAGATAGTACCTTTATTAAAAATGATATTATTAGTTGTTAAACCGAAAAAAATATAATAAATCACAGAAAGGAAATTATAAATATTAACTAATTTTTAGGGAAAATAGGTTAATTTTTAATTTTAAAGATACTATCTGATGAATAATGCAAATAAAAAAATCGCTATGATAAGCGATTACTTTAATTTATATTTAATTACTTTATTTATATTTTTGTAAAACCTCAACTTTTTTCTTACTACCATTTCATTTGTATGGAAATCTTTAACTATAGATAAATAATAGGTTTTATTATTTGTTAATAAATATGTTATATCTGTTCCTAATTTTTGATTAATACTTGTTGTTGTAAAATCTTGATTCATTAAATTTTCATGACGATTACTACCAGATTTAAGCTTATAATTAAATCTTTTTACTCTAACAATTGATTTTAAATTCATATTTTTCATATATCTATAAACAATTTGTGGCTTTAAGTTTAACTTATATATCTGATTAACTAAGAGTGTCAACATATTGTAACCATAAATTTTCTTAAAATTTAATAATAGCGTTTTTATAATTGTCGCAATTTGACTATCTCATTTGTTAAAAGATTTCATACCATGATTAACTCATTTATAATATCCTGCTCTTGAAATATTTAAAATTTTACATAAATATTTAATCTTGTATTTTTTCTTCAAGTACCAAACCGTCTGAAATTTCTTCTTTTTCGATTTGGTTAAGAACTTTTTTACATCTTCAACAATTTTAATGTATTGAATTAATTCTTCTTTTGTCATTGCATTAAAATCAATATTTTTTGGTCGACCTGATCTACGAATTCCTTTAGATTCTTCCCCATTTCCTGGTTCTAAAGCAGCATCTCCTTTAATCGCAAGTTATCTTTTTCATCTAATTAATGTTGGATCTGCAATGTTAAATTTTTTAAAAGTTTTTGACTACCCATATTCTCGATAATATTTTAGAATATTTAATTTTTCTTTTTTTGTAAATCATTTTCCGCCCATAATAAAAACACCTTTCAATAAAATTATGACACAATCCTATTTTTTATGTGTCTATTTTATTTTGGGTGTTAAAAATAACTATTTTATTTTAGTAATTTTCAAAGGCCTTAATTGTCTTTAAAAAACCCTTATTTTATTGGAAAAAATGCGATATAATTTATATTGTTAAAATATATAACAATGAGAGGGATATATTATGAGTCAAAACAAGAAATTATTTTATGTTACAACCCCAATTTATTATCCAAGTGCGCAATTACATATTGGACATGCGTATACTACTACATTAGCTGATATTATTAATCGTTATAAAAAAATGGCTGGTTATGAAACTTTCTTTTTAACAGGCAGCGATGAACATGGTGAAAAAATTGAAAAGAAAGTAAAAGCAGCAGGGGTA
Proteins encoded:
- a CDS encoding phosphatase PAP2 family protein → MLNFKRDTKQKFYVDGSAFMNKNSKNKFVFKILKIIALTVVITLFIVGSIWDRQIAKAIGDLNDNGVVSWLSLFWDKLSYTMTVPFMFAGVWILLESLNIKYKLKFKFLAIIIITVYALFIIFFTLIISRMIYQQSTFFAFGGKGRDYWFGLDGTSTIVAMTIQLSIEVILMGGIAWFLRVKFSKRDDLLTNNYWIDALKIFVVFALFGITFDPLFKTFFGRPYWAHVDYQYVIDHLPDSWTNKPTNIVNAEYLNWWQIQGFKAEYWDFLLAKAGEGTHHWSDKAFPSGHMNSSSMPVYGFLLYFMNEKRKQKITCWKWLIFGFFIANIAMMAFMQILSRTHYLTDLMFSLIVLLIFFQWVAYATDHVIYKVLSLIWNKQNKRYTMVELNNGQKTTLLFDIDGVLWIVAKVRTSKINKSKKYKYWHRDNIIYKK
- a CDS encoding IS3 family transposase (programmed frameshift), coding for MGNKTSYSEEFKKQIVMLYKNGKSVINLWQEYNLPKPTIYSWVKNYNNSGSFKAKDNRTLEENEIITLRKELKDLKMENDIFKASRTDNGQKITIINNNKTKYSVRKICKILGLSKSTYYYQTNKCINKQVNNYEQEIISVFNKSRKIYGACKIKVILNRKDIILSRRKIRFFMIKNNLVSKYTKLKYHNHKTTVNNDQINNILNRQFNSKKPNEVIVSDLTYVQVGAKWHYICLLIDLFNREIIGYSAGPNKTAELVQQSFHKITRPLNQITLFHTDRGNEFKNKIIDEILITFNIKRSLSNKGCPYDNAVAETTYKTFKTEFIKGKKFKNLTQLKYELFDFVHWYNNIRIHGSLNYLSPVTFRKQMSI
- a CDS encoding YqeG family HAD IIIA-type phosphatase, whose product is MAKNIFGKKKNRNLLLNYFKPSIYVKNVNKINLESLKKHGIKVFICDLDNTLTPFYRGIPNTDNLNLIQKVKELGMIFVLVSNNARKLVERFAQKAGIEHYYWNAKKPLLKYFRVISRQFNANPHEMIMVGDQLITDVLFSNRSHMESILVVPVTGVNESNRLMRLLENLLYKRLAQKNILHKGFFDEGEYGLDYDIL
- a CDS encoding GTPase, whose product is MNWHYFYVLDVYDLDGTRNLELEQLLQNNKVTLIINKIDLVNKLINSNKIITYISELFKSSVLFSKLEDIILVSGLKNYGLDELWRYIKRQDNDLVFVGSYNTGKSTLLNSLIKLTNQQQKITVSNNLATTLDKIVVNLGTRQKVYDTPGIINKHSLLPNLAENNKNMLTKQLLKPITFQLNSEQTIFYEGLASFSYLTGLKTSFHFYKNNNFKLHRTKLSNKDYYFTQHLPTAVVRLKNYQEWTERMI
- a CDS encoding IS3 family transposase; the encoded protein is MGLSKSTYYYQTNKCINKQVNNYEQEIISAFNKSRKIYGARKIKVILNRKDIILSRRKIRFFMIKNNLVYKYTKLKYHNHKTTVNNDQINNILNRQFNSKKPNEVIVSDLTYVQVGAKWHYICLLIDLFNREIIGYSVGPNKTAELVQQAFHKITRPLNQITLFHTDRGNEFKNKIIDEILITFNIKRSLSNKGCPYDNAVDETTYKIFKTEFIKGKKFKNLTQLKY